The Vicinamibacteria bacterium genome has a window encoding:
- a CDS encoding DNA topoisomerase VI subunit B yields the protein MACHNSRGQQGIGISAAAMYGQLTTGKPIRVTSRVGKRKAAHVFEIQLDTRKNEPVVTHDETMEEWHQEHGTRVELEIVANWQQGQRFVNRYVEHTALANPHATIHYTRPVGAAQRANADQPGNETLSFPRATTELPKEALEIKPHPHGVELGALMLMARESKSHDVRGFLQASFSRVSAQAAGEILARVPWGKKPVRPRVLGATRVMAEELHKAIAETKLMNPPTNCLSPIGDELMKKGLVSFLNVIESEGESGDENAQLDLDSAAMKPKKKAGKAAGKSPARAEPDTAQPSIPDAPPEEGVEKIKGRNYFIATVTRSPKVYRGNPFQVEVGLAYGGSWPPDKTIELFRFANRVPLLFQRGACGITEGIVRTDWRNYQLSQPKGSLPVGPMALLVHIASVWVPFTSESKEAVAHYPDIMKEIQLAAQECGRKLATFIRKRKAADYQAQRRSIFELYIEEVANAIGKIKKTKPGPIKKEFLQVAHKVTAAEMKEEHKAMELEAREAKRKAKARVETEEEE from the coding sequence ATCGCCTGCCATAACTCGCGCGGGCAACAGGGCATCGGCATCTCCGCGGCGGCCATGTACGGCCAGCTAACCACGGGAAAGCCGATCCGCGTCACGAGCCGCGTCGGCAAGCGCAAGGCGGCCCACGTCTTCGAGATCCAGCTCGACACCCGCAAGAACGAGCCGGTCGTCACCCACGACGAGACGATGGAGGAATGGCATCAGGAGCACGGAACGCGAGTCGAGCTCGAGATCGTCGCCAACTGGCAACAGGGGCAGCGATTCGTCAACCGCTACGTCGAGCACACGGCTCTCGCCAACCCGCACGCGACGATCCACTACACGCGGCCCGTCGGTGCCGCCCAGCGCGCGAACGCCGACCAGCCGGGCAACGAGACGTTGAGCTTTCCGCGGGCCACCACCGAGCTGCCCAAGGAGGCGCTGGAGATCAAGCCGCACCCCCACGGCGTCGAGCTGGGCGCGCTCATGCTCATGGCGCGGGAGTCGAAGAGCCACGACGTCCGCGGCTTCCTGCAGGCGAGCTTCAGCCGCGTCTCGGCCCAGGCCGCGGGAGAGATCCTGGCCAGGGTGCCATGGGGAAAGAAGCCCGTGCGCCCGCGCGTCCTCGGCGCGACCCGCGTCATGGCCGAGGAGCTGCACAAGGCGATCGCCGAGACGAAGCTCATGAACCCCCCGACGAACTGCTTGAGCCCGATCGGGGACGAGCTGATGAAGAAAGGGCTCGTCAGCTTCCTGAACGTGATCGAGAGCGAGGGCGAGAGCGGGGACGAGAACGCCCAGCTCGATCTCGATTCGGCGGCGATGAAGCCCAAGAAGAAGGCGGGGAAGGCGGCCGGAAAATCGCCGGCCAGGGCGGAGCCCGACACCGCCCAGCCGTCGATCCCCGACGCCCCGCCCGAGGAGGGTGTCGAGAAGATCAAGGGCCGCAACTACTTCATCGCAACGGTGACCCGCTCGCCGAAGGTGTACCGGGGCAACCCCTTCCAGGTGGAAGTCGGGCTCGCCTACGGCGGGAGCTGGCCCCCCGACAAGACGATCGAGCTCTTCCGCTTCGCCAACCGCGTCCCCCTCCTGTTCCAGCGCGGCGCCTGCGGCATCACCGAAGGCATCGTGCGCACCGACTGGCGCAACTACCAGCTGAGCCAGCCCAAGGGGTCGCTGCCCGTGGGACCGATGGCCCTTCTCGTCCACATCGCCTCCGTCTGGGTGCCGTTCACCAGCGAGTCGAAGGAGGCCGTGGCCCACTACCCGGACATCATGAAGGAGATCCAGCTCGCCGCCCAGGAGTGCGGCCGCAAGCTCGCCACCTTCATCAGGAAACGGAAGGCCGCGGACTACCAGGCGCAGCGGCGCAGCATCTTCGAGCTCTACATCGAGGAGGTCGCGAACGCGATCGGGAAGATCAAGAAGACGAAGCCCGGCCCCATCAAGAAGGAGTTCCTGCAGGTGGCGCACAAGGTCACGGCGGCGGAGATGAAGGAAGAGCACAAGGCGATGGAGCTCGAAGCGCGTGAAGCGAAGAGGAAGGCGAAGGCGCGCGTCGAGACCGAGGAGGAGGAGTAG